From the Fusobacterium perfoetens ATCC 29250 genome, one window contains:
- a CDS encoding HU family DNA-binding protein: protein MKKVEFAELFMKKANLPSKEEAKRQVEVFVEVLKEALAKEEVLVFRGLGTFERKTTKRAEGINPRTGEPIKITPKNYIKFKVGKDLSDRLNVKKEEPKKKRTCKKKAK from the coding sequence ATGAAAAAAGTAGAATTTGCAGAATTGTTCATGAAAAAGGCTAATTTGCCTAGTAAAGAAGAAGCAAAAAGACAAGTAGAAGTTTTTGTAGAAGTATTAAAAGAAGCACTTGCAAAAGAAGAAGTTTTAGTTTTTAGAGGGCTAGGAACTTTTGAAAGAAAAACTACAAAAAGAGCAGAAGGAATTAACCCTAGAACTGGGGAACCTATTAAAATAACTCCTAAAAACTATATAAAATTTAAAGTTGGTAAAGATTTATCTGATAGATTAAATGTAAAAAAAGAAGAACCTAAGAAAAAAAGAACTTGTAAAAAGAAAGCTAAATAA
- a CDS encoding MurR/RpiR family transcriptional regulator has protein sequence MEKNIVEEIMRIKDVLPKKQRMLCDFIVLKYTEVGMMTVAELAEASGVGTTTVMRLMKLLNYENYSDFKHDLLDYSLKNKTTSYSNIKEGFKNIVNSPNTDILTKTCYEAIHTIENFITPKNIEEISKAVELMINSQTINVLGLRSSKAVALYFEYMIERFYPKVRQLSNESDFLYDRALRAKAEDVLVVFSVWPCTKRTIEIARIFKERNVPIILITNTTLNPIARYADVVIDTNSVNSTLANLPSMFIVEAIANELGKAIVNEATENIETLEKNLDNYDVFIWDAKV, from the coding sequence ATGGAAAAAAATATAGTAGAAGAAATAATGAGAATAAAGGATGTATTACCCAAAAAACAGAGAATGTTGTGTGATTTTATAGTTTTGAAATATACAGAAGTAGGGATGATGACAGTAGCAGAATTAGCTGAGGCTTCTGGAGTTGGAACTACAACAGTAATGAGATTAATGAAGTTACTAAATTATGAAAATTATAGTGATTTTAAACATGATTTATTAGATTATTCTTTAAAAAATAAAACAACATCATATAGTAATATAAAAGAAGGATTTAAAAATATAGTAAATAGTCCAAATACCGATATACTTACTAAAACTTGTTATGAAGCTATTCATACTATAGAAAATTTTATTACACCTAAAAATATTGAAGAAATTTCAAAAGCTGTAGAATTAATGATTAATAGTCAAACTATAAACGTTCTAGGATTACGTTCTTCAAAAGCTGTAGCTTTATATTTTGAATATATGATAGAAAGATTTTATCCAAAAGTTAGACAATTAAGCAATGAATCAGATTTTTTATATGATAGAGCTTTAAGAGCGAAGGCAGAAGATGTTTTAGTTGTTTTTTCTGTATGGCCATGTACAAAAAGAACAATAGAAATTGCTAGAATATTTAAAGAAAGAAATGTTCCTATAATATTAATAACAAATACAACTTTAAATCCTATAGCTAGATATGCAGATGTTGTTATAGATACTAACTCAGTTAATAGTACTTTAGCTAATTTACCATCTATGTTTATTGTTGAAGCAATAGCTAATGAATTAGGAAAAGCTATAGTAAATGAAGCTACAGAAAATATAGAAACTTTAGAAAAAAATCTTGATAATTATGATGTATTCATTTGGGATGCTAAAGTATAA